The Crocosphaera subtropica ATCC 51142 genome includes a window with the following:
- the dxr gene encoding 1-deoxy-D-xylulose-5-phosphate reductoisomerase, whose amino-acid sequence MKKISLLGSTGSIGTQTLDIVNQYPDQFQVVGLATRSNVELLATQVQQFRPEIVAICDESKLGSLKDAIASMDYSPLILAGEQGVAEVARHGDAESVVTGIVGCAGLLPTIAAIEAGKDIALANKETLIAGGPVVLPLIEKHGVKLLPADSEHSAIFQCLQGVPDGGLRRIILTASGGAFRDWPVEQLKYVTVQDALKHPNWSMGQKITVDSATLMNKGLEVIEAHFLFGMDYENIDIVIHPQSIIHSLIEVQDTSVLAQLGWPDMRLPLLYALSWPERIYTDWEQLDLVKAGSLTFREPDHDKYPCMQLAYAAGNAGGAMPAVLNAANEQAVALFLAEKIAFLDIPKVIEKTCDNFRDHNRSQPSLEDILEADKWAREAVLMAAEGLGTENKVVSLK is encoded by the coding sequence GTGAAAAAGATTTCTCTTCTTGGCTCCACTGGTTCCATTGGCACCCAAACCCTTGATATTGTCAACCAATACCCCGATCAATTTCAAGTGGTGGGTTTGGCAACTCGTTCTAATGTGGAGTTATTAGCCACCCAAGTCCAACAGTTTCGTCCTGAGATTGTAGCGATTTGTGATGAGAGCAAACTAGGAAGCCTCAAAGATGCGATCGCAAGTATGGACTATTCTCCCCTTATTTTAGCAGGAGAGCAGGGTGTAGCAGAGGTTGCCCGTCACGGGGATGCTGAGAGTGTGGTAACCGGTATTGTGGGATGTGCCGGCTTATTACCAACCATTGCAGCCATAGAAGCCGGAAAAGATATTGCTTTAGCTAATAAGGAAACTCTGATCGCAGGGGGTCCGGTGGTCCTGCCTTTAATCGAAAAACATGGGGTCAAATTATTACCAGCCGACTCAGAACATTCGGCGATTTTTCAATGTTTACAAGGGGTTCCCGATGGGGGGTTACGACGCATTATTTTAACCGCTTCTGGGGGTGCATTTCGTGACTGGCCGGTAGAACAATTAAAGTATGTTACGGTACAAGATGCCTTAAAACATCCTAACTGGTCAATGGGTCAAAAAATCACCGTTGATTCTGCTACTTTAATGAATAAAGGGTTAGAGGTGATTGAAGCCCATTTCTTGTTTGGAATGGACTATGAAAATATTGATATTGTTATTCATCCTCAAAGTATTATTCACTCTTTAATTGAGGTGCAAGATACGTCAGTTTTGGCACAGTTGGGATGGCCAGATATGCGTCTTCCTTTATTGTATGCTTTATCTTGGCCTGAAAGAATTTATACTGATTGGGAACAACTGGACTTAGTAAAAGCTGGTAGTTTAACCTTTAGAGAACCCGATCATGATAAATATCCTTGTATGCAGTTAGCTTATGCTGCAGGGAATGCAGGAGGGGCAATGCCGGCAGTTTTAAATGCAGCTAATGAGCAAGCGGTTGCCTTATTTTTAGCAGAAAAAATCGCCTTTTTAGATATTCCTAAAGTCATTGAAAAAACTTGTGATAATTTCAGAGATCATAACCGTTCTCAACCCAGTTTAGAAGATATTTTAGAAGCAGATAAATGGGCAAGAGAAGCTGTTTTGATGGCTGCTGAAGGGCTAGGAACAGAAAATAAAGTTGTTTCTCTAAAATAG